One genomic segment of Erythrobacter sp. THAF29 includes these proteins:
- a CDS encoding RHS repeat-associated core domain-containing protein, with amino-acid sequence MTPANSVLYGYDEVGRLTLAVSDGASTSAETYTYTAGTNRLDTFTDASGTRSIAYDGRGNTVSETRPGGIVVTATYDGHGRLATYDRTSIGAQTYTYNGLGDRVRVDKPTGTRHFVYDAYGRVIAEYGSSASDVKAEFIWAIPPAANDNSPFGGGDHIAGYGPLALVAENASNQFELYWVHGNHLGVPIVTTNAQGSVVTPSNDFLRPGFPGQSQVLSDLYYNRARDYDPVTGRYIQADPIGLAGDVNPYVYAAADPVNLIDPRGEAAFVPFMVGAGIAVAIEYFTNDCADIYDLAMAGALGAIGGGTGFRILYRFGPRSLSRVTGKEWSHSVPKSAVNKFTSGRLRNALNRRGGLNGSWASPRRHYKHDPKRWPIGYRQMGRRLPGSLQKLDRIPDWLKVSTATGAAAAAVTGED; translated from the coding sequence GTGACCCCGGCGAACTCCGTGCTCTACGGTTATGACGAGGTCGGGCGCCTGACCTTGGCCGTGTCTGACGGGGCCAGCACGTCTGCGGAAACCTACACATACACCGCAGGCACCAACCGGCTCGACACTTTCACCGATGCCAGCGGCACGCGGTCAATCGCCTATGATGGACGCGGCAACACGGTGAGTGAAACGCGCCCCGGCGGCATCGTGGTCACGGCGACCTATGACGGGCATGGCAGGCTGGCCACATACGACCGCACCAGTATCGGCGCGCAGACCTACACCTATAACGGCCTCGGTGACCGGGTGCGGGTCGACAAGCCGACCGGCACGCGACACTTCGTTTACGACGCGTATGGACGGGTAATCGCGGAATACGGCTCTTCGGCAAGCGATGTGAAGGCCGAGTTCATCTGGGCGATACCGCCCGCTGCGAACGACAACTCCCCTTTTGGCGGGGGCGACCACATTGCAGGATACGGGCCGCTTGCGCTGGTGGCCGAGAACGCTTCGAACCAGTTCGAGCTCTACTGGGTCCACGGCAACCATCTCGGCGTGCCGATCGTGACAACGAACGCGCAAGGCTCCGTTGTAACGCCGAGCAACGATTTCCTTCGCCCCGGCTTCCCGGGCCAGAGCCAGGTGCTCTCAGACCTCTACTACAACCGCGCCCGCGATTACGACCCCGTGACGGGGCGGTATATTCAGGCGGACCCGATAGGGCTCGCGGGGGATGTAAATCCGTATGTTTATGCGGCTGCTGATCCCGTTAACTTGATCGATCCGAGAGGTGAAGCCGCCTTCGTTCCATTTATGGTCGGCGCCGGAATAGCCGTAGCGATTGAGTACTTCACCAACGATTGCGCGGACATCTATGATCTGGCCATGGCCGGCGCGCTTGGGGCCATCGGTGGCGGAACCGGCTTTCGCATCTTGTATCGTTTTGGCCCGAGAAGCTTAAGCCGAGTTACCGGCAAAGAATGGTCGCATTCCGTTCCAAAGAGCGCCGTGAACAAGTTTACCAGCGGACGGCTCAGAAATGCTCTCAATCGCCGAGGCGGATTGAATGGCAGCTGGGCCTCGCCAAGACGGCATTACAAGCATGATCCGAAGCGGTGGCCGATAGGTTATCGGCAAATGGGGCGGCGTTTGCCGGGATCACTCCAAAAGCTTGATCGGATTCCAGATTGGCTGAAGGTTTCTACAGCTACGGGCGCCGCGGCTGCTGCGGTAACCGGAGAAGACTGA
- a CDS encoding TrbC/VirB2 family protein, which produces MNSVGQAVDWLVALISGPLAGVLLTLAIAFVAFELLSGRMAMRRGLSVLIGGFILVGAFDIAQTLISVIPERPTLRTPPAATVPIRDDYPRTFSPDGAPPKPEPAHNNPFDPYAGGQPVN; this is translated from the coding sequence GTGAATTCGGTTGGACAGGCAGTCGATTGGCTCGTCGCCCTCATATCCGGACCCTTGGCCGGGGTACTCCTGACACTAGCGATAGCGTTTGTGGCCTTCGAGTTACTCTCGGGGAGAATGGCCATGAGGCGCGGCTTGTCTGTACTTATAGGCGGGTTCATCCTGGTTGGCGCTTTCGATATTGCCCAAACACTGATCTCTGTCATTCCCGAGCGCCCGACGCTGAGAACCCCGCCGGCTGCAACGGTTCCAATTCGCGACGATTATCCTCGGACGTTTTCCCCTGACGGTGCGCCTCCAAAACCCGAGCCTGCGCACAACAATCCGTTCGATCCATACGCAGGAGGTCAACCGGTTAACTGA
- a CDS encoding peptidylprolyl isomerase — protein MRNSLVAATAVLALTLPASAKDEPKGAPSPNEIVAEAAAEEWVAIPAEDMLVMTLAPDADGNPREVVIQLMPAPFSQGWVENIRTLARAHWYDGISVNRVQDNYVVQWGDPGYDNPESGETETKPLPEGLNVMGEDDYTTRVPVKLISPDIAANFNPIVRDGWRAPILRDAYASSATFEHGWPFALRQYPDKSDRWPVHCYGMVGVGRNYSPDTGSGAELYTVIGHAPRHLDRNIALVGRIISGMEHLSSLPRGSGVLGFYTEEEADKRTPILSVRVASDLPEGERPQFEYLSTEGETFAKYAEARANRRDPFFIVPAGGADICNIPVPIRAVASE, from the coding sequence ATGAGAAATTCACTGGTTGCCGCCACCGCGGTTCTCGCTCTCACCCTTCCCGCTTCCGCAAAGGATGAGCCCAAAGGTGCGCCGAGCCCGAACGAGATCGTGGCTGAGGCGGCGGCAGAGGAATGGGTCGCGATCCCGGCGGAAGACATGCTGGTGATGACTCTCGCACCCGATGCGGATGGAAATCCGCGCGAGGTCGTGATCCAGCTGATGCCCGCGCCTTTCAGCCAAGGCTGGGTAGAGAACATCCGCACCCTTGCCCGCGCGCATTGGTATGACGGGATCTCGGTCAATCGCGTGCAGGACAATTACGTCGTCCAGTGGGGCGATCCGGGATACGATAATCCGGAAAGCGGGGAGACCGAGACGAAGCCTCTGCCCGAGGGGCTGAATGTGATGGGGGAGGATGATTATACGACGCGTGTGCCGGTCAAACTTATTTCGCCGGACATCGCGGCCAATTTCAATCCAATTGTTAGAGACGGGTGGCGGGCCCCAATCTTGCGGGACGCCTATGCCAGTTCCGCCACGTTCGAGCATGGCTGGCCCTTTGCCCTTCGTCAATATCCCGACAAGTCCGATCGGTGGCCCGTCCACTGCTACGGCATGGTCGGCGTCGGGCGGAACTACTCCCCCGACACAGGCTCGGGCGCGGAGCTCTACACCGTGATCGGCCATGCGCCGCGCCATCTCGATCGCAACATCGCACTGGTCGGGCGGATCATCAGCGGGATGGAGCATCTTTCCTCGCTCCCGCGCGGTTCCGGCGTGCTCGGCTTCTACACCGAGGAGGAGGCGGACAAACGCACCCCGATCCTCTCGGTTCGCGTCGCATCCGACCTGCCCGAGGGCGAGCGACCTCAATTCGAATACCTCTCCACGGAGGGCGAGACCTTCGCCAAGTATGCCGAGGCGCGGGCCAACCGTCGCGATCCTTTCTTTATAGTCCCCGCTGGCGGCGCGGATATCTGCAACATTCCCGTTCCTATCCGCGCGGTCGCGAGTGAGTGA
- a CDS encoding DUF1905 domain-containing protein, with protein MSDKITATLPLKRWQGDRGTYHLVIFEGEEAEALAMHARLHRLEFGKSRGFGSVKVAARIGETKWRTSVFPQEKQSEWVLLVSRKVMRAEALSEGDEVALEVTPI; from the coding sequence GTGAGTGACAAGATCACCGCCACACTGCCACTCAAGCGCTGGCAGGGCGACCGGGGCACCTATCACCTCGTCATCTTCGAGGGCGAGGAGGCAGAAGCGCTCGCCATGCATGCGCGGCTTCACCGGCTCGAATTCGGCAAAAGTCGAGGCTTCGGGTCGGTGAAAGTCGCCGCCCGGATCGGTGAGACCAAATGGCGCACCTCGGTCTTCCCGCAGGAGAAGCAGTCCGAGTGGGTGTTGCTCGTCAGCAGGAAGGTAATGCGTGCAGAGGCTCTCTCAGAAGGTGACGAAGTTGCGCTCGAAGTGACGCCGATCTAG
- a CDS encoding VOC family protein, with amino-acid sequence MAIIGLDHIQIAIPERGEDAAREFYGDLLGMHEVPKPEILSKSGCWFERGSVSLHIGVDPDFVPARKAHPALLVDDLQTLRSRVENAGHTTYDDKPVEGYDRFFTFDPFGNRIEFMQHVKAM; translated from the coding sequence ATGGCGATCATCGGGTTGGACCACATCCAGATCGCCATTCCCGAGCGCGGAGAGGACGCAGCGCGCGAATTTTACGGCGACCTTCTGGGCATGCACGAAGTGCCGAAACCGGAGATTCTCTCGAAATCGGGATGCTGGTTCGAACGCGGATCGGTCAGCCTTCATATAGGGGTCGATCCCGACTTCGTGCCCGCACGCAAAGCGCATCCCGCGCTGCTCGTCGACGACCTTCAAACGCTGCGATCACGGGTGGAAAACGCGGGACACACCACCTACGACGACAAGCCGGTCGAGGGGTATGATCGCTTCTTCACTTTCGACCCTTTTGGCAACCGCATCGAATTCATGCAGCACGTGAAAGCAATGTGA
- a CDS encoding bifunctional (p)ppGpp synthetase/guanosine-3',5'-bis(diphosphate) 3'-pyrophosphohydrolase, with amino-acid sequence MLRQYELVEKVKEYDPDADEAALNRAYVYTVQKHGTQKRASGDPYFSHPIEVAGLMTDLQLDEQTIITALLHDTVEDTLVTIEDIEANFGKEVARLVDGVTKLSKIEAMTEDERAAENLRKFLLAMSEDIRVLLVKLADRLHNMRTLHFIKNPEKRKRIARETMDIYAPLAERVGMYEYMREMQALAFKELEPEAYNTITERLEELRGQDGGQVDAIALKIKQALAEAGLTVEVSGREKHPYSIWKKMAERHVSFEQVTDIMAFRVICESEADCYAALGVLHTTWQFLPGRFKDYISTPKNNGYRSLHTSLMYENSMRVEVQIRTREMHRRNEFGLAAHWAYKQHDKADGQVGWLRDLIEIVDASHDAEELLEHTRMAIYQDRIFAFTPKGALFQLPKGATSVDFAFAVHTDLGLSTVGAKINGRHMPLRTQLNNGDVVEIIKGSTAGPQLSWLSFVVTGKARAAIRRAVRLKERAEVADIGSKLFDQIAAKVPARIGKKAIRAAIERLGMDGPEDLMYAIGSAKLTDREVMEALVPGCTADFDENEDWSPRDRAISIKGMTPGVGYELATCCHPVPGDRIVGQRRKGETVLVHTIDCLELANGVDTDWLDLSWGKRSHGAVGRLSVTLYDRPGTLAEMAGIFAQNKTNVTSLEQTQLDHPFTTYEIDAEVQDLAHLSRILSALRASDAVAQAERI; translated from the coding sequence ATGCTTCGCCAGTACGAACTCGTGGAAAAGGTCAAGGAATACGACCCGGACGCCGATGAGGCGGCGCTGAATCGCGCCTATGTTTACACCGTCCAGAAGCACGGCACGCAAAAACGCGCGTCGGGCGACCCGTATTTCTCCCATCCGATCGAAGTCGCCGGACTGATGACCGACCTGCAATTGGATGAGCAGACGATCATCACCGCGCTCCTCCATGACACGGTTGAGGACACTCTGGTCACGATCGAGGATATCGAGGCGAATTTCGGCAAGGAAGTCGCGCGGCTGGTCGACGGGGTGACGAAGCTTTCCAAGATCGAGGCCATGACCGAGGACGAACGGGCGGCCGAAAATCTCAGGAAATTCCTGCTTGCGATGTCGGAGGACATCCGCGTGCTTTTGGTGAAGCTGGCCGATCGCCTGCACAATATGCGCACGCTCCACTTCATCAAAAACCCGGAAAAGCGCAAGCGCATCGCGCGCGAGACCATGGATATATATGCACCGCTCGCCGAGCGCGTGGGCATGTACGAATATATGCGCGAGATGCAGGCGCTCGCTTTCAAGGAACTGGAGCCGGAAGCCTACAACACCATCACCGAACGGCTCGAGGAGCTGCGCGGACAGGACGGCGGACAGGTCGATGCGATCGCGCTTAAAATCAAGCAGGCGCTCGCCGAGGCAGGGCTGACTGTCGAGGTGTCAGGCCGCGAGAAACACCCCTACTCGATCTGGAAGAAGATGGCCGAAAGGCATGTCAGTTTCGAGCAGGTGACGGATATAATGGCATTCCGCGTCATCTGCGAGAGCGAAGCCGATTGCTATGCGGCCCTGGGGGTCTTGCATACGACGTGGCAATTCCTCCCCGGCCGGTTCAAAGACTATATCTCGACCCCGAAAAACAACGGCTATCGCTCGCTTCACACCTCGCTGATGTACGAGAACTCGATGCGCGTCGAAGTTCAGATCCGCACGCGCGAGATGCACCGCCGCAACGAATTCGGTCTCGCCGCTCACTGGGCCTACAAACAGCACGACAAAGCCGATGGGCAGGTCGGCTGGCTGCGCGACCTCATCGAGATCGTCGATGCCAGCCACGATGCCGAGGAGCTGCTCGAGCATACGCGAATGGCGATTTACCAAGATCGCATTTTCGCCTTCACCCCCAAGGGCGCGCTGTTCCAGCTGCCGAAGGGCGCAACCTCGGTAGACTTCGCCTTCGCGGTCCACACCGATCTCGGCCTTTCGACAGTCGGCGCCAAGATCAACGGGCGACATATGCCGCTGCGCACCCAGCTCAACAACGGCGACGTCGTCGAAATTATCAAGGGATCTACCGCTGGGCCGCAACTTTCATGGCTCAGCTTTGTCGTGACCGGAAAGGCGCGCGCGGCAATTCGCCGCGCAGTCCGCCTCAAGGAACGTGCCGAAGTTGCCGACATCGGCTCCAAGCTGTTCGACCAAATCGCCGCCAAGGTGCCCGCGCGCATCGGCAAGAAGGCTATACGCGCAGCAATCGAACGCCTTGGCATGGATGGTCCCGAAGACCTGATGTACGCAATCGGATCCGCCAAGCTGACCGATCGCGAGGTGATGGAAGCGCTAGTCCCCGGATGCACCGCCGATTTCGACGAGAACGAGGATTGGTCACCGCGCGATCGTGCGATCTCGATCAAGGGCATGACGCCGGGGGTCGGCTACGAGCTGGCGACTTGTTGCCACCCTGTGCCCGGCGACCGGATCGTCGGCCAGCGGCGTAAGGGCGAAACGGTGCTCGTCCATACGATCGATTGCCTTGAGCTTGCCAATGGCGTCGATACCGATTGGCTCGATTTAAGCTGGGGCAAGCGTTCGCATGGCGCTGTTGGTCGTCTTTCAGTCACGCTTTACGACCGGCCCGGAACGCTCGCGGAGATGGCCGGCATCTTCGCGCAGAACAAGACGAACGTTACAAGCCTTGAGCAGACGCAGCTCGATCATCCGTTCACCACTTACGAAATTGACGCCGAGGTACAGGACTTGGCGCATCTTTCGCGCATATTGAGCGCGCTTAGGGCCAGCGACGCGGTCGCACAGGCCGAGAGGATCTGA
- the hemF gene encoding oxygen-dependent coproporphyrinogen oxidase: MTDWEPKTARAKEWFETLRDQICAAFEAIEREAGSDASFTYTPWQREEEGNDDPGGGVQGLMKGKVFEKVGVNVSTVRGNFPKEFAANINGADPDNPGFTATGISLVAHMKNPHVPAVHMNTRFLTTGKAWFGGGADLNPPIPYEEDTEEFHAAMRAACMAHNPTYYERYKKWADEYFYLPHREVHRGVGGIFYDHLECDDDPSWERNFAFTQDVGRAFLDIYPKLVRKRMESDYTPEDEAVQLEYRGRYAEFNLVYDRGTIFGLKTGGNIDAILMSLPPRATWS; the protein is encoded by the coding sequence ATGACAGATTGGGAGCCGAAAACGGCCCGTGCGAAGGAATGGTTCGAAACCCTTCGCGATCAAATTTGTGCCGCCTTCGAGGCAATCGAGCGCGAGGCGGGGTCCGATGCCTCTTTCACCTACACGCCGTGGCAGCGTGAAGAAGAGGGCAATGACGATCCCGGGGGAGGCGTGCAGGGATTGATGAAGGGCAAGGTTTTCGAAAAGGTCGGAGTGAATGTCTCGACCGTGCGCGGCAACTTCCCGAAAGAGTTCGCGGCCAACATCAACGGCGCCGACCCCGACAATCCCGGCTTTACCGCCACGGGTATCAGCCTCGTTGCCCATATGAAAAACCCGCACGTGCCCGCAGTTCACATGAATACCCGCTTCCTCACCACCGGCAAGGCGTGGTTCGGCGGCGGAGCGGATCTCAATCCGCCTATCCCTTATGAAGAGGATACGGAGGAATTCCACGCCGCAATGCGAGCGGCATGCATGGCCCACAATCCGACATATTACGAGCGCTACAAGAAGTGGGCGGACGAGTATTTTTACCTTCCTCACCGCGAGGTCCATCGCGGCGTTGGCGGGATCTTTTACGACCATCTCGAATGCGACGATGATCCGTCATGGGAGCGCAACTTCGCCTTCACACAGGATGTCGGCCGTGCATTTCTCGATATTTATCCCAAACTTGTAAGGAAGCGGATGGAGAGCGACTACACGCCCGAAGACGAGGCCGTTCAGCTCGAATACCGTGGCCGCTACGCCGAGTTCAATCTTGTATACGATCGAGGCACGATCTTCGGCCTCAAGACCGGCGGCAATATCGATGCGATCCTGATGAGCTTGCCCCCCCGTGCAACCTGGAGCTGA
- the pdeM gene encoding ligase-associated DNA damage response endonuclease PdeM encodes MVPVSFAPLPFAGEELVLMKSNALYWPRESALLVADLHLEKGSWFAKQGQMLPPYDSRETLERIADGVKATGARRVITLGDNFHDDAGTHRLDPYAAGMLESLTRALDWVWITGNHDEQMHRAFGATLVEELELNGIVLRHEAKRGETRPELSGHYHPKMRLKVRNRHIARPCGVISRSANNGDRMILPAFGAYTGGMDAGSREILRALGPASRIDAVLPAKGKLVTFPLYREAA; translated from the coding sequence ATGGTTCCCGTTTCGTTCGCACCCCTCCCGTTCGCGGGGGAGGAGCTTGTCCTCATGAAAAGCAATGCGCTTTACTGGCCGCGCGAGAGCGCGCTGCTGGTGGCGGACCTGCATCTCGAGAAGGGGAGCTGGTTCGCGAAACAAGGACAGATGCTGCCGCCCTATGACAGCCGCGAGACGCTTGAACGGATTGCAGATGGGGTGAAAGCGACCGGGGCTCGGCGCGTGATCACGCTGGGTGACAACTTCCATGATGATGCCGGCACGCATCGACTCGATCCCTACGCAGCCGGAATGCTCGAATCGTTGACCCGCGCACTGGACTGGGTCTGGATTACCGGCAACCATGACGAACAGATGCACCGTGCATTCGGAGCGACACTGGTCGAAGAGCTCGAATTGAACGGCATCGTGCTGCGGCACGAGGCAAAGCGCGGCGAAACCCGGCCAGAGCTTTCGGGCCATTACCATCCCAAGATGCGGCTTAAAGTAAGGAACCGGCATATCGCCCGGCCATGCGGTGTAATCAGCCGCTCGGCCAATAACGGTGACCGCATGATCCTGCCCGCTTTCGGAGCCTATACCGGCGGAATGGATGCCGGTTCGCGCGAAATCCTGCGTGCCCTTGGTCCGGCAAGCCGGATCGATGCTGTGCTCCCGGCGAAGGGCAAATTGGTCACATTCCCGCTTTATCGCGAAGCCGCTTAG
- a CDS encoding MarR family transcriptional regulator, whose protein sequence is MDTDSNRILSDEERLLFRIMSGGGSLRAIKKSTGLSSKKVRAIVGSARLVLAANDTAVDDFLDMVNKWPVNDQDGLFFAQDKVSESRAEYLVRPTRDDTKVSDENDHLDRRQEIIAEIEREWSPFEMRDLGGSLIRLADALDQNWDPANVQAAFHWPSAAAQIERNSIELAKKATLLKRQNSMRKKFLPEAMLGEPTWNMLLELFCQFAGGAMVSSKSLCIAADCPETTAQRYIDRLEECGLVERAKSSTDRRVTMIKLTKKGVVGVGRVLERMLV, encoded by the coding sequence GTGGATACCGATTCGAATCGGATCCTGAGTGATGAGGAGAGATTACTGTTCCGGATCATGTCCGGCGGTGGTTCCCTTCGCGCAATCAAGAAATCAACAGGGCTGTCGAGCAAAAAAGTTAGGGCGATAGTTGGCTCTGCAAGATTAGTTCTTGCTGCGAATGATACTGCAGTCGACGACTTCCTCGATATGGTCAACAAGTGGCCTGTGAATGATCAAGATGGATTGTTCTTTGCTCAAGATAAGGTATCTGAAAGCCGCGCCGAGTATCTGGTGCGACCAACGCGCGATGACACGAAGGTTTCGGACGAGAACGATCATCTTGACCGGCGGCAGGAAATAATTGCCGAGATTGAACGGGAATGGTCACCATTCGAAATGCGCGACCTTGGCGGTTCCTTGATCAGGTTGGCCGACGCTCTCGATCAGAACTGGGATCCCGCCAATGTTCAGGCCGCGTTTCACTGGCCCTCTGCCGCTGCGCAGATCGAGCGCAACTCTATTGAGCTCGCGAAGAAAGCGACGCTGCTCAAACGGCAGAACTCGATGCGGAAAAAATTTCTGCCAGAAGCTATGCTTGGCGAACCGACATGGAACATGCTCCTGGAGCTGTTCTGTCAGTTTGCGGGTGGGGCGATGGTCAGTTCCAAGAGCCTTTGCATCGCGGCAGATTGTCCTGAGACAACGGCGCAAAGGTACATTGACCGTCTCGAAGAGTGCGGACTTGTCGAACGAGCCAAGTCGAGCACGGATCGCAGGGTCACCATGATCAAGCTCACGAAAAAAGGTGTCGTAGGGGTTGGTCGAGTGCTTGAGAGGATGCTTGTCTAA
- the infC gene encoding translation initiation factor IF-3 has product MAPPTKSGPRYDQFIQVPKVRVIDDEGENLGVMYTQEAVEQAQDKGLNLVEVSPNADPPVCKFLDVGKYRYEAQKKANAARKTQKTQDIKEVKMRPNIDTHDYDVKMRNVNKFIEQGDKVKVTLRFRGREMAHQHLGMDLLKRVQEDVEEIAKVEAFPRLEGRQMLMVLAPK; this is encoded by the coding sequence ATGGCCCCGCCTACGAAAAGCGGCCCTCGCTACGATCAGTTTATCCAGGTTCCCAAAGTCCGCGTTATCGATGACGAAGGCGAGAACCTCGGCGTAATGTACACCCAAGAAGCGGTAGAGCAGGCCCAGGACAAAGGGCTGAATCTGGTAGAAGTGTCCCCCAATGCGGACCCGCCGGTTTGCAAGTTCCTCGATGTCGGCAAATACCGCTACGAGGCCCAGAAAAAGGCCAACGCGGCGCGCAAGACGCAGAAGACGCAGGACATCAAGGAAGTGAAAATGCGTCCCAACATCGACACGCACGATTACGACGTGAAGATGCGGAACGTAAACAAGTTCATCGAACAAGGCGACAAGGTGAAGGTCACCCTGCGATTCCGCGGGCGAGAAATGGCGCACCAGCACCTTGGCATGGATCTCCTGAAGCGCGTTCAGGAAGACGTCGAGGAAATCGCCAAGGTCGAGGCATTCCCGCGTCTCGAAGGCCGTCAGATGCTTATGGTGCTGGCACCGAAGTAA
- a CDS encoding GNAT family N-acetyltransferase, whose translation MKHDRQIETLTAPSSRVAETLALAFRDDPALSWIQPDPEARRRMLPRFFAIAAEQSQHYGGVLASKSRTAAALLYPPGQVREGGLWVSLRLLAIFKTALSRGLKVAEAMHKEHPRPQPYLYLRYVGVAPEAQGQGLGGAIIRDIIARAAMQRRGVLLETATQSNVAIYTRLGFDIVSEWEVPGGGPKFWTMIHPAP comes from the coding sequence ATGAAGCACGATCGGCAAATCGAAACGCTTACCGCCCCATCTTCGCGCGTAGCGGAAACACTCGCGCTCGCATTCCGCGATGATCCCGCGCTCTCATGGATACAGCCTGATCCTGAAGCGCGACGACGGATGTTGCCGCGCTTTTTCGCCATCGCAGCCGAGCAGTCCCAGCATTATGGCGGAGTGCTGGCATCCAAATCGCGGACCGCCGCGGCGCTGCTCTACCCGCCTGGCCAAGTCAGGGAAGGTGGGCTCTGGGTTTCGCTCAGGCTGCTTGCAATCTTCAAGACTGCCCTTTCGCGCGGCCTGAAAGTGGCCGAAGCGATGCATAAGGAGCATCCTCGACCACAACCCTATTTATATCTTCGCTATGTTGGCGTCGCTCCCGAGGCGCAGGGACAGGGGCTGGGCGGTGCGATCATCCGCGACATCATCGCCCGCGCTGCTATGCAGAGGCGTGGCGTGCTGCTGGAAACGGCAACCCAAAGCAATGTAGCGATCTACACCCGGCTCGGCTTCGACATTGTATCGGAGTGGGAGGTGCCGGGCGGTGGTCCGAAATTCTGGACCATGATCCACCCGGCTCCCTGA
- a CDS encoding DUF547 domain-containing protein, protein MPRLQALTLSAAALALLAVPAAGQDTSAGDPQFATFTPSSTPNNDKIDYSIWDEAMKNLVISMGPSLRQGAGRPDPGFGTRRQYGHVSRYRLEGTRLMFSFLDADVKASFTEYRKDLEATADKIDIQALSRNEQLAYWINLHNVAIIEQISNAWPIRQPREIEIDGVRLDDAKFITVEGIRMSPRDIREKIVYKYWKDPKVIYGFWRGEIGGPSIQREAYNADNVARLLDKSARDFVNSLRGTQKSGKTLQVSEYFSEAAPFYFPDFEADVRAHIAQFADAETAAILDATSGIEPVIKEHDIADLAGGVREPTYQNITSDGVSQSFRIPQSMGRLLAQREQKFQKIIREGRTGTVTFSNIRLPGDPEDKDTGEVE, encoded by the coding sequence ATGCCCCGCCTTCAGGCCCTCACCCTCTCTGCTGCCGCGCTCGCGCTCTTGGCAGTTCCTGCCGCCGGACAAGACACCTCCGCCGGTGATCCGCAGTTCGCAACCTTCACACCGTCGAGCACTCCGAACAACGATAAGATCGATTATTCGATCTGGGACGAGGCGATGAAGAACCTCGTGATTTCCATGGGACCCTCGCTGCGCCAGGGTGCGGGCCGACCCGACCCCGGATTCGGCACGCGCCGCCAATACGGTCACGTCTCCCGTTACCGGCTCGAAGGCACGCGGCTCATGTTCAGTTTTCTGGATGCAGACGTAAAGGCGAGTTTCACAGAATATCGCAAGGACCTGGAGGCGACCGCCGACAAGATCGATATTCAGGCGCTCAGCCGCAATGAGCAGCTGGCCTACTGGATCAATCTGCACAACGTCGCGATAATCGAGCAGATATCGAACGCATGGCCGATCCGGCAGCCACGTGAGATCGAGATCGATGGCGTTCGACTCGATGATGCCAAGTTCATCACGGTCGAAGGCATCCGCATGAGCCCGCGCGATATTCGCGAGAAGATTGTCTACAAGTACTGGAAAGATCCCAAGGTCATCTACGGCTTTTGGCGCGGCGAAATCGGCGGACCGTCGATCCAGCGTGAAGCTTACAACGCAGACAATGTGGCCCGCCTGCTCGACAAGAGCGCGCGCGACTTCGTGAACTCGCTGCGCGGGACGCAGAAATCGGGCAAGACCCTTCAGGTTTCAGAGTATTTCAGCGAGGCCGCGCCTTTTTACTTCCCGGACTTCGAAGCAGACGTGCGCGCTCACATTGCGCAATTCGCCGATGCCGAAACTGCTGCAATTCTCGATGCAACCTCGGGCATCGAACCGGTAATCAAGGAACACGACATTGCCGATCTTGCCGGCGGTGTGCGCGAGCCGACCTATCAGAACATCACGAGCGATGGAGTGTCGCAAAGCTTCCGTATTCCGCAAAGCATGGGCCGACTTCTCGCCCAGCGCGAACAGAAGTTCCAGAAGATCATCCGCGAAGGCCGCACCGGAACCGTCACGTTCAGCAATATCCGTCTGCCGGGTGACCCCGAGGACAAAGATACAGGCGAAGTCGAATGA